GGAGCACCACGAGACAAGCCACAGAGGAGCACCACGAGACAAGCCACAGAGGAGCACCACGAGACAAGCCACAGAAGAGCACCACGAGACAAGCCACAGAGGAGCACCACGAGACAAGCCACAGAGGAGCACCACGAGACAAGCCACAGAGGAGCACCACGAGACAAGCCACAGAGGAGCACCACGAGACAAGCCACAGAGGAGCACCACGAGACAAGCCACAGAAGAGCACCACGAGACAAGCCACAGAGGAGCACCACGAGACAAGCCACAGAGGAGCACCACGAGACAAGCCACAGAGGAGCACCACGAGACAAGCCACAGAGGAGCACCACGAGACAAGCCACAGAGGAGCACCACGAGACAAGCCACAGAAGAGCACCACGAGACAAGCCACAGAAGAGCACCACGAGACAAGCCACAGAGGAGCACCACGAGACAAGCCACAGAGGAGCACCACGAGACAAGCCACAGAGGAGCACCACGAGACAAGCCACAGAGGAGCACCACGAGACAAGCCACAGAAGAGCACCACGAGACAAGCCACAGAGGAGCACCACGAGACAAGCCACAGAAGAGCACCACGAGACAAGCCACAGAAGAGCACCACGAGACAAGCCACAGAGGAGCACCACGAGACAAGCCACAGAGGAGCACCACGAGACAAGCCACAGAGGAGCACCACGAGACAAGCCACAGAGGAGCACCACGAGACAAGCCACAGAGGAGCACCACGAGACAAGCCACAGAAGAGCACCACGAGACAAGCCACAGAAGAGCACCACGAGACAAGCCACAGAGGAGCACCACGAGACAAGCCACAGAGGAGCACCACGAGACAAGCCACAGAGGAGCACCACGAGACAAGCCACAGAGGAGCACCACGAGACAAGCCACAGAGGAGCACCACGAGACAAGCCACAGAAGAGCACCACGAGACAAGCCACAGAAGAGCACCACGAGACAAGCCACAGAGGAGCACCACGAGACAAGCCACAGAGGAGCACCACGAGACAAGCCACTGAGGAGCACCACGAGACAAGCCACAGAGGAGCACCACGAGACAAGCCACAGAGGAGCACCACGAGACAAGCCACAGAAGAGCACCACGAGACAAGCCACAGAGGAGCACCACGAGACAAGCCACAGAGGAGCACCACGAGACAAGCCACAGAGGAGCACCACGAGACAAGTCACAGAGGAGCACCACGAGACAAGCCACAGAGGAGCACCACGAGACAAGCAGCAGGGCGAAGCAAGGTCCTCCAGGATGTGAACTGGGTAGCAACAGTCTGTCTAACAGTCCTGCACTTGTTAAGAGTCCGGGTACTGGGGACATCCTTCCTTGACGTGAAGAGTCCTGAGTGGGAATACAGCTGAACCTCCAGCCAGCGCCAGCCCATGTCTCATCCAGAGCAGAAGAGGAGGTGGCTGATGACTCATCCACATCCAGAAGGAAACACATTCCTTCCTATCAGGTAAGCCGCTGGAGTCTCGCCCATGACGAGAGGATGAAGagacccatcccagcatcatcACCGAGCACATCCCCTATCTCGCTCAgttaaccagacagttggctgtgtcatCAACCGTAGGAATCCAATACTGCTGGCACCCACCCCGATCCACCGCTTCATTCCGGGCCCCCTCAGTCATTGGTCCGGTGCAGGTCTATCCACCCCCTCCTAGCTGTCCATGCTAGTACCGGAGCTGCGTCAGCTCTTCGCGGGACTAGGGAACCCTCCAGGCTTGCTCCAGGCGATATGAGCACCACACCAATCTGATCCCGGGGCGTCAGAGAAACCCTCGGCGAGTATCCATTCACCAGAAGGATCATCCTGCACTAGTACCAACTTTCAGTGGCACCAGCAAAttctaatgttttatttgttatttggatattgttgcacaattaataagtaaaaaaaattacatgagttcctactgttcatcctttgtcccggtttgttaggtcaggtcagttacattataaatactttaaaactaaacaaccattacaattaattcatattatttttaatgtcagcttagtttgaaagtatttataatgtaactgacctgatctaatcgaccattttaattaattaggcattcacgaacacacgttAGAGTGTAACTAACCGTCAGTGCCGCTGCCAGATACGAAGAGCACTCGGCATACCTCGGGTATTCCCGATGCCCCCTTGCCCCTCGGCCCGGGGGAGGAGGGGGTTTACAGCCGATAAAGGCCCGAATGTCCTCTCTTTTCCCCCATTAGCCTTTGGTCACCAGGTCCCAGTGGTCGAACCCCCCTGTTGCCCAGACAAGTGGGGATCCCCGAGGCCACGGGAGCCGAGAGGCTGTGTGTTCGCATCCTTGCACCTTCCGTGGACCTGCTGGGTCGCGTCAAAGGACAGTCACctcacctccccctcccccatggATGACAGACTCTCTCCCGACACGAGGACAGCACAGCGGTCAGAGGCGGAGTGGAGGCAACTGCAGGCAACACATGGAGGAAGCACGAGGAGAAGCGCCCGTCGTCGAGTTGTCCCCACGCCAATCAGCATCTATGACAATGATTATGGTTTTCTTGCGCTACAAACTCACCTATACTGCGTTAAATAAAACATCCTTGTTTTGCTTCGTTACGAAAATTAAAGCGCTGATGTCGCAGCCATGCACAGAAAGACTGGCGACTCCTGCCTGTTTTTGAACAATGAGTATTGTACTCCGTACGCAAAATAATATCCTTCATTTATTAGTTCACGAAGTAAACAGACAGAGACCGACAGCGATACAAAATAAACTTCTAGTAAAACACCCCAGTACGTATTTTTACACGTTACTTCCATCACAATGAAAAATAACCGAAAAACATCTGCCGCTGTTGTAAAAACATATGATTATAATCAGCTGATGTgacagcagattttttttttgttttctttttagaCAAAGGAAATAAAGCGGAACAAATCCGCGATACAACAAATTATTCTCGCGGGCAATTCGCAAGATGTTCGCCATTCGTCTCCCGGCGCAGTGCCGTGTTTCAGCCGCTCGTCGGAAGGCGGTCATTAATCTCTTCCAGACCATCGTTTATTTCATGAGTCCACGGCGCCCGTgcggaacagaacagaacgatAATCCAACAGGAAAATCTGGCGAATAACAGCACCAAAAACATCATAAATAAAAGCAGTACGGCTTTTGGTGTGAAGACAACTGCACTTGCTAACATCACAAAAGAATCATCCAAATGGTTTCATGAAATCAGTGCTTTCATCGtataaaattatatcttaatagtaaaataatgtatttatattaaatttaaaaatagcagAGAAAGctcttattttttgtaataaagtcGTAAAAAGACGCTTTTGGGCCGCTCATGTTGCTTACGCGGACTTATGCACGACTGATAAatcaaattaatgtactacagaTTTATAGGTCTTAAAAAAGCCTAATACAGAAAAGTCTGCGATAGCATATGTCTATCTTCTAAGGTTTACCTACAGTAACCGTTTTTatagtttagtgaattttaacaatatggagagtagtttgataaaattccttgtcgaaaatcaggtccaagtcggggtttagtattctttcaagtcttttttcgcttttaattGGAAATGTTTcagtatatagtttaaaatttcgccctgaaaatggaatgattcgatagttgatgtAGGtgatccggcagcgaattctagcggcgggagtggaaactacgtgtgattcgcgtccgtaAATTTAGCTggaaacacaatttacgtatgtTTATCTCGCTCGgcgcattatttcaaagaattctgcgttaCATTACATGTCCGAAgccagagtttcgtattacaagtgtatttgcatcatgcaaaatatgaatttgctcgtaaccgagtttagatgttacacatcactggcgagtactaaaagactcgccaacatttttatttttactctcacgtattaaaaaaattaccgcaACCAAGATAATTAAGTTGgtgattttagaaaaaaaataatattttggtgtCCACAGATCCTTTATGcactgtaatttaaattttatcaataCGTGTTTACACACAATACCCGTTTATCTTTCTCACATGCCCTCTACCTCGTGAACACGTAACAAGACAATTATGAACACCAGGGTtgtacacaattaaaaaattgacaataactGTCCAAAGTTGCGTTATAATATTTTGATCCAATCTTCTCCCTCGTTATTAAAGCTATACTTATAGGTGCCCGAACAATAGTTAAATCAAATAAAGAGGTGACTTTTATCTACTTACGTAAGACCGTAACATTCCGAACTGAAAATAAACTATTCCTTAACCTTGTGGTTATTTTCATATTCAGCAAATTATATTCCTGCGTAATATTTCCTTACCTCCGACTTGGGAGATAAGTATTGCcgagattttttttgtaacttattcATAAAGAAAATATGAGGTCACAAATATAGGAATAGGTATTTTAGGCTTGTTAGTAATCAAATATAAGCGTATTTTAAGTGCATAGTATCTATCGAATTGAGTAAATTCTGTGAATCATTCACTATTAAATAATTCTCGTGAGGTTTTCTACCCGCCATGTCGTCTGGCAAGACTTGTCAGTGCGATGCAGTAGAAGAGAACAGCGACTGTAATTAAGGCGCGCAGCTCCCTGCAGAGTTCAAGTAACAACAAACACCGCGCGTGAATAACTGCAGACCTGCGCTGTCCCACGGCGCGCGCAACAGACAGACACAAATTAAAATCTTCAGTTAACTTCCTAGGCATTTCCTTGAACCCGCGAAGACAAAGAGCTTATCGCCGGCGAGGAAACAAAACAATACCGCCTCCGGCGCAGGCTC
This genomic stretch from Bacillus rossius redtenbacheri isolate Brsri chromosome 16, Brsri_v3, whole genome shotgun sequence harbors:
- the LOC134540274 gene encoding cation channel sperm-associated protein 1-like → MPGREREYCLVLGRLTVPTSHRGAPRDKPQRSTTRQATEEHHETSHRGAPRDKPQKSTTRQATEEHHETSHRGAPRDKPQKSTTRQATEEHHETSHRGAPRDKPQRSTTRQATEEHHETSHRGAPRDKPQRSTTRQATEEHHETSHRGAPRDKPQRSTTRQATEEHHETSHRRAPRDKPQRSTTRQATEEHHETSHRGAPRDKPQRSTTRQATEEHHETSHRGAPRDKPQRSTTRQATEEHHETSHRGAPRDKPQRSTTRQATEEHHETSHRGAPRDKPQRSTTRQATEEHHETSHRGAPRDKPQRSTTRQATEEHHETSHRGAPRDKPQRSTTRQATEEHHETSHRGAPRDKPQRSTTRQATEEHHETSHRRAPRDKPQRSTTRQATEEHHETSHRGAPRDKPQRSTTRQATEEHHETSHRGAPRDKPQKSTTRQATEEHHETSHRGAPRDKPQRSTTRQATEEHHETSHRGAPRDKPQRSTTRQATEEHHETSHRRAPRDKPQRSTTRQATEEHHETSHRGAPRDKPQRSTTRQATEEHHETSHRRAPRDKPQKSTTRQATEEHHETSHRGAPRDKPLRSTTRQATEEHHETSHRGAPRDKPQKSTTRQATEEHHETSHRGAPRDKPQRSTTRQVTEEHHETSHRGAPRDKQQGEARSSRM